In the Nitratiruptor sp. YY09-18 genome, TCCAAAGTTGCACACCAAGGGTAAGCATAAAGCGATAATCTTTTTGATAGCCTTTGGTATTGCGCCACATGATACCTGGCGAGAGGGCAGTAAAGAGATGGTGGTGCATAAAATATAGATACCAATCAACTCCGGTGTAATAGTAGTTGATCTCCATGTTTTGTGATGAAGAGTCGTTGGCATAGATATCTGCATGATAGATGATATTGCTTGATTGGTGTGATTGGTAGAGTTTGAGTGATGTCACAAATTGATTTTTATAATCACTCTTTTCTTGGTAGCGGTAGTTGTTCTCAAATGCAAAAGTGGTGGAACTACTGAGGGGATAGGTGAAATTACAAAAAATAGATGTATCGTGTTGACGCTTGATATAGTAGCGATAATCAAACCCGTAGTAGATATGCAGGTTCTCAAAATGAGCCCTCCCATCATATCTCAGCCCTGCAAAGGGATCGATGCTATTGAGCTTCATACCTACACGATAGGAGAGTTTATTGCGCACATTGTAAGTCAAGCCTAAGAGATATGATTCGTTTTTTGTTACATCATTAATATTTTCAGCATTTTGGTTATCTATCGCCTCTTTTTGTCTGAAGTCCTCGAAAAAGAGTTTGAGCTTTTTTGAGGTGCGAGGAAGAGTAAAATTGGATTTGAGATTGAGTCTATAAAGAGGTTTGTGACGCTCTTCATAGGCTGATGTTAAAGATGCTTGTATATAAAATGATGGCCTCACTTTTGATGATACTCCAGAAAGCCAAATATCGAGTGCATCAAGATAGGTATAGATATAGTTGTCTGCTACAGAGAAAAAGTTCTCAATAGAGTTTGCAAAGAGAGTAGTAATAACAAAAAGACTAACTATAAAGAAGCGCATGTGCAACCTCGAATCTGTTTGCAGTCATGAGGTGAATTTTTGGATGGATGTTTAGAATCTCTTCAAAGAGCTCTTTGCTGAGATTAAAACCTACATCATACTCTTTTTCTTCTCCATCTTTGTGGGCTTTGTAGAGTTCATCAATCCAGAAACGAGGGACATTGATACCTGGTACATGTGAGGCGAGAAACTGTGCAGTTTTGAGTTTTGTTATTGGAAAGAGTCCAAGGATAAGTTGTGCATTTTGACGCTCCCCTTCAAACTCGTTGCGCACCTCATCAAACATCGCAAGCAGATTTTTGACATTTTCTATATCAAAGACTGGCTGGGTGATTACTCCAAGAGCGCCATGTTCGATCTTTTTTCTCAATCTTTTTTGCAATGTTTTTGGATTTTTTGCATAGGCATTGCTCACTGCAAACGGGTAAATTTTTTTTGGTTTGATACTAAACTCTCTTCCAGCATAATCGATTCCAGCATTAAAGCACTTTATAATATCAAGCAAGAGTGTGCTATCTCCTTCAAAACACCCTTTCGTATTTGGTTGGTCACTGATTTTTGCTGGGTCGCCTGTTAGGGCAAGTATTGCACGCACATCAAAATCATTCGCACCCAAAAGGTCTGATTGCAGAGCAAGCTTATTGCGATCGCGCATACTCATTGTAGCAATGACAGGTTTTTTAAATTTCTCTTGCAGCCTCATAGCAGCCATAATAGCGTTGTATTTGAGCTTTGCAAGGGGATTGTCGGTAGTTGTAAATGCATCTACTTTTTTATAAAGATTGCGTTGGTCTATTTTTTCAATAATATTGTTGATTGTTGGAAGGTGTCCAGGAGTAGTCTCTAGGGAGATATATCTGCCATTACGCAATTTATGTAAGAGTTCTTCAAACATACAAAGCCTCTTTTTGTTTTATTTTAATCAATAGTAGGTTAAACTATTGTAAAAAG is a window encoding:
- a CDS encoding methylenetetrahydrofolate reductase; translated protein: MFEELLHKLRNGRYISLETTPGHLPTINNIIEKIDQRNLYKKVDAFTTTDNPLAKLKYNAIMAAMRLQEKFKKPVIATMSMRDRNKLALQSDLLGANDFDVRAILALTGDPAKISDQPNTKGCFEGDSTLLLDIIKCFNAGIDYAGREFSIKPKKIYPFAVSNAYAKNPKTLQKRLRKKIEHGALGVITQPVFDIENVKNLLAMFDEVRNEFEGERQNAQLILGLFPITKLKTAQFLASHVPGINVPRFWIDELYKAHKDGEEKEYDVGFNLSKELFEEILNIHPKIHLMTANRFEVAHALLYS